The following proteins are co-located in the Sphingomonas panacis genome:
- the rdgB gene encoding RdgB/HAM1 family non-canonical purine NTP pyrophosphatase: MSAPAEDGVTPQAIRKLAPGKLVIASHNEGKVREIRALLAPYGIDAVSAKELDLPEPEETGTTFVANAELKALVAADLSGLPALADDSGLCVEALNGDPGVYTANWAETPTGRDWGLAMQKVEDALATKGPDASRDAHFVCTLALAWPDGHVQWFEGRAEGHLTWPPRGTVGFGYDPVFVPFGHEQTFAELPAEEKAAISHRTAAFKALVAAVF, translated from the coding sequence GCTCGCCCCCGGCAAGCTCGTCATCGCCAGCCATAACGAAGGCAAAGTGCGCGAAATCCGCGCGCTGCTCGCGCCCTATGGCATCGACGCGGTCTCGGCCAAGGAACTCGACCTGCCCGAGCCCGAGGAGACCGGCACCACCTTCGTCGCCAATGCCGAACTCAAGGCGCTCGTCGCCGCCGATCTGTCCGGCCTGCCCGCACTCGCCGACGACAGCGGGCTGTGCGTCGAGGCGCTGAACGGCGATCCCGGCGTCTACACCGCCAATTGGGCCGAAACCCCGACCGGGCGCGACTGGGGGCTGGCGATGCAGAAGGTCGAGGACGCGCTCGCGACGAAGGGGCCAGACGCCTCGCGCGACGCCCATTTCGTCTGCACGCTCGCACTGGCCTGGCCCGACGGCCACGTCCAATGGTTCGAAGGCCGCGCCGAAGGCCACCTGACCTGGCCGCCACGCGGCACGGTCGGGTTCGGCTACGATCCGGTGTTCGTCCCGTTCGGGCACGAGCAGACCTTCGCGGAACTGCCAGCGGAGGAAAAGGCGGCGATCAGCCACCGCACGGCGGCGTTCAAGGCGCTGGTGGCGGCGGTGTTCTGA